The Mercenaria mercenaria strain notata chromosome 8, MADL_Memer_1, whole genome shotgun sequence genome has a segment encoding these proteins:
- the LOC123565699 gene encoding probable methyltransferase-like protein 24, translating to MQLGLTIQNMESKRNVFILVCFIVLLLLMFGYSYRPLRSIQIKKSEAMNDNNLYLVPTEDIIEKMDNDTIYLLFDKYVVQNQFYCSNLLRQGPWNASGKTICADDSFKPSSPCILYSFGSKLDFAFEEASWKSFGCEIHTFDPSLPIVQSRIPVFVNYHLIGLSGRDFVQTEPEVWRHHDLPLRKTWEMQRLSSIRKSLSHTDKLIDILKIDIEGWEWDVLSDILQTGAFNNVKQLCLEVHFGFSFKHVIKEEKLQLKFTKNTWGNVSMKDQIKLLLRLFNAGFRITAKQSFDWGSVHVKNKQISTLVELTLVNINLLNKISLFSSAKDV from the exons ATGCAGTTGGGATTAACAATACAGAACATGGAGTCTAAACGAAACGTTTTCATTTTGGTTTGTTTCATAGTGTTATTGTTACTGATGTTTGGATACAGCTATCGTCCTTTACGG AGTATACAAATTAAAAAGTCCGAAGCTATGAATGATAACAACCTTTATTTAGTACCTACTGAAGACATCATAGAGAAAATGGACAACGACACGATCTATTTATTGTTTGATAA GTATGTTGTTCAAAACCAGTTTTACTGCTCTAATTTATTACGACAAGGGCCATGGAATGCGTCAGGAAAAACTATATGTGCCGATGACTCATTCAAGCCAAGTTCTCCATGTATTCTGTATTCATTCGG ATCAAAATTGGATTTTGCCTTTGAAGAGGCCAGCTGGAAGTCATTCGGATGCGAAATACACACATTTGACCCAAG TCTACCAATAGTGCAGTCAAGAATACCTGTTTTCGTAAATTATCATCTTATCGGACTTTCGGGAAGAGATTTTGTCCAAACAGAGCCAGAGGTATGGAGACATCATGATTTGCCTCTCCGAAAGACGTGGGAGATGCAAAGGCTGTCTTCAATACGGAAGTCGCTTTCCCATACCGAC AAATTAATAGACATTCTGAAGATAGATATAGAAGGATGGGAATGGGACGTCTTGTCAGATATTCTCCAAACGGGAGCTTTCAACAATGTTAAGCAACTTTGCTTGGAAGTACACTTTggttttagttttaaacatgtaataaaagaaGAAAAGTTGCAACTTAAGTTTACTAAAAATACATGGGGTAATGTTTCGATGAAAGACCAAATAAAGCTTCTTTTGCGATTATTCAATGCTGGATTCAGAATTACAGCGAAACAATCATTTGATTGGGGGTCAGTTCatgtgaaaaataaacaaatcagtACACTCGTTGAGTTAACGTTggttaatataaatttattaaataaaataagctTATTTTCATCCGCAAAGGATGTATAG